Proteins from a genomic interval of Oceanispirochaeta crateris:
- a CDS encoding Gfo/Idh/MocA family protein translates to MISGKIRWGILGTGYIAEKFAEALSFIPDAELVAVGSRSKNTAEKFASKYKIPNPHGSYKGLIEDPEVDVVYVGTLNNVHKDNCIMAINAGKPILCEKPFMVNSKDAIEVITLAREKKVFLMEALWTRFIPAFTEARKMWESGVIGDVRMVSSDFGFLCERSTTNPLFVSELAGGAFMDVGPYSVSMAHILFGEPDEITALADMGPTGVDEQIGMLFKYKGGEIVLGYSSFNVESPKEATISGTKGYIRIHEPFFCPTGFTLHLNGQKPQVFESPLEGNGWNYEAVEVMECLRAGKLECDLVPHEETLALGRTMDRFRAHIGLKYKGIE, encoded by the coding sequence ATGATTTCAGGAAAAATACGTTGGGGCATCCTTGGTACAGGGTACATTGCTGAAAAGTTTGCCGAAGCACTCTCATTTATACCGGATGCAGAATTAGTTGCCGTTGGTTCTAGAAGTAAAAACACAGCAGAAAAATTTGCTTCGAAATATAAAATCCCGAATCCTCATGGCAGTTACAAAGGGTTAATCGAAGATCCTGAAGTTGATGTTGTCTATGTCGGAACATTGAATAATGTCCATAAAGACAATTGTATTATGGCTATTAATGCTGGCAAGCCGATTCTTTGTGAAAAACCATTCATGGTTAATTCTAAAGACGCAATAGAAGTAATTACCTTAGCTCGTGAAAAAAAGGTGTTCCTAATGGAAGCCCTATGGACCCGTTTCATTCCTGCTTTTACAGAAGCTCGCAAAATGTGGGAATCTGGTGTCATTGGAGATGTCAGGATGGTATCTTCAGATTTTGGATTTTTGTGTGAACGGTCAACAACAAATCCTTTGTTTGTTTCTGAGTTAGCTGGTGGAGCCTTCATGGATGTTGGTCCCTACTCTGTCTCCATGGCTCATATACTCTTTGGTGAGCCGGATGAAATTACAGCCCTTGCTGATATGGGTCCAACAGGTGTTGATGAACAAATTGGAATGCTTTTCAAATATAAGGGAGGAGAAATAGTACTGGGATATTCCAGTTTCAATGTAGAATCTCCTAAGGAAGCAACAATTTCCGGAACAAAGGGTTATATCCGCATACATGAACCCTTCTTCTGTCCCACCGGATTTACATTGCACTTGAATGGTCAAAAGCCGCAAGTATTCGAAAGTCCCCTAGAAGGAAATGGCTGGAATTATGAAGCAGTTGAAGTGATGGAATGCCTTCGTGCCGGTAAACTGGAATGTGACTTGGTTCCCCATGAAGAAACCCTGGCACTAGGAAGAACTATGGATCGTTTTCGGGCTCATATAGGTCTGAAATATAAGGGAATTGAGTAA
- a CDS encoding ABC transporter substrate-binding protein, translated as MKKKLFWLSVLITSLFLVVSCGKEKKEANQVSSVKEKTKVVIFVGFGTGTNPDQIAKQEAVQEAYNSTHDNIEIEFLIVPHDEANDRYLAMLSGGNAPQLVGPNGIAGLAQQHGSWSDISQFIEDDNFDMSDFYPESINLFSDSDKLLGLPIGVFPSMIFYNKDIFDSAGIDYPTHDYSDRSWNYEKLREIAIELTMDKNGNNPTSPQFDQKNMQHWGYDDSWIAARGYLAKWGAEFVGRPTTPDYKTATTNNEEWVYGLQWLSDGIWKDRFIPDAAGQSTYYGAGADPFGGGMVAMFESHTWFFAEGLGSLSFEHDIAPIPFNQKGERIARIHANIFAIPEAAKNKKEAWEVMKWLTAPEQAVEMALIYGCIPARVSLSDDFQTVLEKEYPGLDYSVMYEGIQYLDDPHHESWVPEWSRVEEIMGNSASLVYSGEEKDARIILDTANKEIQDLLDNYWESH; from the coding sequence ATGAAGAAGAAATTATTCTGGTTGTCCGTCCTGATAACGAGCCTCTTTCTAGTTGTATCCTGTGGAAAAGAGAAAAAAGAAGCTAATCAGGTTTCAAGTGTTAAGGAGAAGACAAAAGTCGTTATTTTTGTTGGTTTTGGTACAGGCACAAATCCTGATCAAATAGCGAAACAGGAGGCTGTACAGGAAGCCTATAATTCAACTCATGACAATATTGAAATTGAATTTCTAATCGTTCCTCATGATGAAGCGAACGACAGGTATCTGGCCATGCTCTCAGGAGGAAATGCTCCACAACTTGTTGGCCCCAACGGTATTGCCGGTTTAGCTCAGCAACATGGTAGCTGGAGCGATATCTCTCAGTTCATAGAAGATGACAACTTCGATATGAGTGATTTTTATCCTGAATCGATAAATCTTTTTTCTGATTCCGATAAATTGCTGGGATTACCCATTGGTGTCTTTCCTTCCATGATTTTCTATAATAAAGATATTTTTGATTCAGCAGGTATTGATTATCCAACCCATGATTATAGTGATAGATCATGGAATTATGAAAAACTCAGAGAAATTGCTATTGAATTAACAATGGATAAGAATGGAAATAATCCAACCTCTCCCCAATTTGATCAAAAGAATATGCAACACTGGGGTTATGATGATTCCTGGATTGCAGCACGGGGTTATCTTGCAAAATGGGGTGCTGAATTTGTAGGAAGACCGACAACTCCGGACTATAAAACAGCAACAACAAATAATGAAGAATGGGTTTACGGCCTGCAATGGCTCAGCGATGGAATATGGAAAGACAGATTTATTCCTGATGCTGCAGGACAATCTACCTACTATGGTGCTGGTGCAGATCCATTTGGGGGAGGCATGGTTGCTATGTTTGAAAGCCATACCTGGTTCTTTGCTGAAGGATTAGGAAGCCTTTCTTTTGAACACGATATTGCTCCCATACCCTTTAATCAGAAGGGAGAGCGGATAGCTAGAATCCATGCTAATATTTTTGCCATTCCTGAAGCAGCCAAAAACAAAAAAGAAGCATGGGAAGTTATGAAATGGCTGACAGCTCCTGAACAAGCTGTCGAGATGGCTCTGATTTATGGTTGTATTCCAGCCAGAGTCTCCTTGTCAGATGACTTCCAGACAGTTCTGGAAAAAGAATATCCAGGTTTGGATTATTCGGTTATGTATGAAGGGATTCAGTATTTAGATGATCCACACCATGAATCATGGGTTCCTGAGTGGTCCCGTGTTGAAGAAATAATGGGAAATAGCGCTTCTCTGGTCTATTCAGGAGAAGAAAAGGATGCCCGAATCATTTTAGATACAGCGAATAAAGAAATTCAGGATCTACTGGATAACTATTGGGAATCACATTAA
- a CDS encoding helix-turn-helix transcriptional regulator: MDTIKVGIFCEHKLILLGLCQLMEDVEDIQISLKENSLDNILNCFGLRQINILILYLPELNIPVLKLSEKLNKLYPRIRILILSETDNESTILKTIKTGAKGFLSKDCEKNDLIEAVYTLRNGHDYFSKSITQLLLQKYISNLQTEEVSVENSRVSSLSSRELEILQLWGDSLTNNEISEKLYISVRTVESHKNHIMQKLNLKTAVDLVKFGIRNNIIKI, from the coding sequence ATGGATACAATCAAAGTCGGGATATTTTGTGAACATAAATTAATCCTTCTGGGCCTCTGTCAATTGATGGAGGATGTAGAGGATATTCAAATTTCCCTCAAGGAAAATTCTCTAGACAATATATTGAACTGTTTTGGATTGAGGCAGATCAACATTCTTATCCTCTACTTGCCTGAGTTGAATATCCCTGTCTTAAAGCTTTCTGAGAAACTCAATAAACTCTATCCAAGGATACGGATTCTCATTCTTTCTGAAACTGATAATGAGAGCACAATATTAAAAACCATAAAAACTGGCGCTAAGGGTTTTCTATCCAAGGATTGTGAAAAGAATGACCTCATTGAGGCTGTATATACTCTGCGAAATGGTCATGATTATTTTAGCAAGTCTATTACCCAGCTGTTGTTGCAAAAATATATTTCCAATCTCCAAACTGAGGAGGTTTCTGTTGAGAATTCCCGGGTCAGCAGTCTGAGTTCCAGAGAACTGGAAATCCTTCAACTCTGGGGTGATAGCCTTACCAATAATGAAATTTCTGAAAAACTGTATATCAGTGTTAGAACTGTTGAGTCTCATAAAAATCATATCATGCAGAAATTGAATCTGAAAACGGCCGTAGATCTTGTGAAATTCGGCATTCGCAATAACATCATCAAAATATAA
- a CDS encoding PEP/pyruvate-binding domain-containing protein encodes MIPIEAVHTLQMDLIRRLYGAIDLNQPCELILGEIVALISVSAHPNQRVFVRVKVDEVESLSPGFKETPWFERLPLKLPDENHGFLDIFYSHDTDPHESLFSHDFIHLLGHLITGYISEFRLKRLFHDNNERIKELKSISLTNLILQKHSTLEEALQEICSLLPEAWQYPEDTVVRISFNDQIFESRGFKETPWRMNQLFETPDHKEGRIEIFYLKEFPPAFEGPFLKEERTLLNILGSIISGTSSNRSLRELLVLNTERLKELRGINRTSEVLKESSSFEDSLQKLCNILPESWKYPEHTVIRIKFDNKEYTSPGFKATEWKQSQDFESPGGKKGLIEVFLLKECPKEDDGPFLKEERDLLINLSNLISGSAGADIFNRLLSENKERLKELRGINKTSQLIAESRPVEETLQSIAHHLCRSWQYPRQTRINIHYEGMDYKTAGFRETSWSQKENFVTIDNKKGYIQVVYLKEFPKAYEGPFLKEERELLANIGKLVTGYLNNSKGRDIYRRNIHKKVEIEKQEEYKKSLVTNKQPLQLFFNQQVLDKYIYLDMMKYKVKEILFVATLYDAFILESEDGFFERFMGEIYQYSLFSLPRITGVTTASEALEMMETKSFDLVVIMVGIDRDAPLALSERIKEKAPFLPVYLLLNQKRNIKYFEEMVDSSKTLDKLFFWNGDSQIIFAIVKSIEDKANVANDTKVGLVRVILLVEDSSLYYSKYLQILYAIVFGQVQKLLPEVEKNELDKICKMRSRPKILLARNYEDAMHLYNQYKDYLLCVISDIEYEKGGTLDKTAGLKFIKYVKSHMLNVPIILQSSENKNIQKADDLGVYFINKNSESLLNDLTKYLNDYLGFGDFIFRDKAGNQIGRARTLKEFEEQLAVVPDETFYLHACENQYSIWLMARGEIQLAKAINPLRIGSMEDVLSHRSTILEMIKEYRETKKRGKILRFDEALNIEEKNIITFADGSLGGKGRGLAFINTLIYNFDFASLSGLINIRTPKTVIIGTDEFDHFIRHNKLYELIIGDRVHFDVIKERFLLGQLSPSLEEKLVFFLEHVQKPIAIRSSSLSEDSFTQPFAGVFHTYIIPNCEENREQTLENLRQGIKLVFASVYSSEAKSYFKVTHHKAEDEKMAVVLQELVGQQHGDYYYPHISGTACSYNYYPVAHMKPEEGFAMAALGLGSYVVDGMNSYRFSPVYPNVDMYSVKDLIHGSQVKFYALDCRKNNRDYAREGELASLALLDISEAEKHGTLKHCASVYDQQNDRVVPGLSIGGPRILNFANILKYDYVPLAKTIEVILNIIKEALGAPIEIEYALDLHKADNGLPTFYLLQTKPIVDSQARIKFDIDQFDKSKTLLYTKTSLGNGEIQDIYDVIYIDNEHFNNMKTLEMAGEIEYLNRVMVEQNKQYILIGPGRWGTRDPFLGIPVNWAQISNAKIIVEISLENFPLDSSLGSHFFHNVTSMNIGYFSVNQTTVSEFVNWESLNKQEEIHRTQYFRHVRFEQSLRILMDGKIKESVVLVNG; translated from the coding sequence ATGATTCCAATAGAAGCCGTTCATACTCTGCAAATGGATCTTATCCGCCGTCTTTACGGTGCAATCGATCTGAATCAACCCTGTGAGCTTATCCTTGGCGAAATAGTGGCTTTGATTTCTGTTTCCGCACATCCTAATCAAAGGGTTTTTGTGAGAGTCAAGGTAGACGAGGTTGAATCTCTTAGCCCTGGTTTTAAAGAAACTCCCTGGTTTGAGAGACTCCCTCTGAAGCTTCCGGATGAGAACCACGGCTTTCTAGATATTTTTTATTCTCATGATACGGATCCTCATGAGTCATTGTTTTCTCATGATTTTATTCATCTCTTGGGTCATCTCATAACCGGATATATTTCTGAGTTTAGGCTCAAACGTCTGTTTCATGATAACAATGAACGCATCAAAGAACTGAAGAGCATCAGTTTGACAAACCTGATTCTGCAAAAACACAGCACCCTGGAAGAGGCCCTGCAGGAGATCTGCTCCTTACTTCCCGAAGCCTGGCAGTATCCGGAAGACACAGTTGTGAGGATTTCTTTTAATGATCAGATATTCGAAAGCCGGGGCTTTAAAGAAACCCCCTGGAGAATGAATCAATTATTTGAGACTCCTGATCACAAAGAGGGGAGGATAGAGATCTTTTATCTCAAAGAATTCCCTCCCGCCTTTGAAGGGCCTTTTTTAAAGGAAGAAAGGACTCTCCTGAATATTTTGGGATCCATTATTTCCGGAACTTCTTCCAACCGATCTCTTCGGGAACTCCTTGTTTTAAATACAGAACGGTTAAAGGAATTGAGGGGTATAAACAGAACCTCGGAAGTCTTAAAGGAGAGTTCCAGCTTTGAAGACTCTTTGCAGAAGCTTTGCAATATCCTTCCTGAGTCGTGGAAGTATCCTGAACACACGGTGATCAGGATCAAGTTTGACAACAAGGAGTATACTAGCCCCGGATTTAAAGCAACAGAATGGAAACAAAGTCAGGATTTTGAATCTCCGGGAGGCAAAAAAGGTCTCATTGAAGTTTTCCTTCTCAAAGAGTGCCCCAAAGAGGATGATGGACCCTTCTTGAAGGAAGAGAGAGATTTACTTATTAACCTTTCCAATCTCATATCCGGTTCTGCTGGGGCAGATATCTTCAACAGATTGTTGTCTGAAAACAAAGAACGGCTAAAGGAGCTCCGGGGGATCAACAAGACATCCCAGCTGATAGCGGAATCTAGACCTGTAGAAGAAACACTACAAAGTATTGCCCATCATCTTTGCCGCTCCTGGCAATATCCAAGACAGACTAGAATCAATATTCATTATGAAGGCATGGATTACAAGACAGCTGGGTTCCGAGAAACTTCATGGAGCCAGAAAGAAAACTTCGTCACCATCGACAATAAAAAAGGGTATATTCAAGTTGTCTATTTAAAGGAATTCCCAAAGGCCTATGAGGGGCCGTTTCTCAAGGAAGAACGGGAACTTCTGGCAAATATCGGGAAATTGGTCACTGGATATCTGAATAACAGCAAGGGCCGTGATATCTACAGGAGAAATATTCATAAAAAGGTCGAAATTGAAAAGCAGGAGGAGTACAAGAAGTCTCTTGTTACCAATAAGCAGCCCCTGCAATTGTTTTTCAATCAACAGGTTCTCGATAAATATATCTATTTGGATATGATGAAGTACAAGGTGAAAGAGATCCTTTTTGTGGCCACCCTCTACGATGCCTTCATACTTGAAAGTGAAGACGGATTTTTCGAACGGTTCATGGGTGAAATTTACCAGTACAGTCTGTTTTCTTTGCCTAGGATAACCGGAGTGACCACTGCTTCAGAAGCCTTGGAAATGATGGAAACGAAGTCTTTTGACCTCGTGGTGATTATGGTCGGAATTGACCGGGATGCTCCCCTTGCTTTGAGTGAACGAATCAAGGAAAAGGCTCCTTTTCTTCCTGTTTACCTGTTGCTCAATCAAAAACGGAATATTAAATATTTTGAAGAAATGGTGGACAGTTCCAAGACTCTGGACAAGCTATTTTTCTGGAACGGAGACTCACAAATCATCTTTGCCATCGTGAAATCGATTGAAGATAAGGCTAACGTTGCCAATGATACCAAGGTCGGGCTGGTTAGGGTTATCCTTTTGGTGGAAGACTCTTCTTTGTACTACTCCAAATACCTTCAGATTTTGTATGCCATCGTGTTTGGACAGGTGCAGAAGCTTTTGCCCGAAGTTGAAAAAAATGAGCTGGATAAGATTTGCAAGATGAGATCCAGGCCAAAAATCCTTCTGGCCAGAAACTATGAAGATGCCATGCATCTATACAATCAGTACAAAGATTATCTTCTGTGTGTCATTTCTGATATTGAGTATGAAAAAGGGGGAACCCTCGATAAAACGGCAGGTCTCAAATTTATAAAATATGTAAAGTCCCATATGTTGAATGTTCCCATTATCCTTCAATCTTCGGAAAATAAAAACATACAAAAAGCGGATGATCTGGGGGTCTATTTTATCAACAAAAACTCAGAATCCCTGTTGAATGATCTAACGAAGTATCTGAATGATTATCTCGGGTTCGGAGATTTCATTTTCAGGGACAAGGCCGGGAATCAGATTGGCAGAGCCAGAACTCTCAAGGAGTTTGAAGAACAGCTGGCAGTTGTTCCAGATGAGACATTTTATCTTCATGCCTGTGAAAATCAGTATTCTATCTGGCTTATGGCCAGAGGGGAAATACAGCTGGCCAAGGCCATCAATCCCCTCAGGATTGGGAGCATGGAAGATGTCCTGTCCCATAGATCCACCATTCTTGAAATGATCAAAGAATATCGGGAAACAAAGAAAAGAGGGAAAATCCTTCGTTTTGATGAGGCCTTGAATATTGAAGAAAAAAATATAATCACCTTTGCCGATGGTTCTCTCGGAGGCAAGGGGCGGGGGCTGGCTTTCATCAACACACTGATTTATAACTTCGATTTTGCTTCACTCTCGGGACTGATTAATATCAGAACTCCTAAGACTGTCATCATCGGAACAGATGAGTTTGATCACTTTATTCGTCATAATAAGCTCTATGAATTGATTATTGGTGACAGAGTTCATTTTGATGTTATCAAGGAGCGATTCTTATTGGGCCAACTGTCTCCGTCGCTGGAAGAAAAGCTTGTTTTCTTCCTGGAACATGTTCAGAAACCGATCGCCATTAGGTCATCCAGCCTGTCGGAAGACTCCTTCACTCAGCCCTTTGCCGGGGTCTTTCATACCTATATCATACCCAATTGTGAGGAAAACAGGGAGCAGACACTGGAAAACCTCAGGCAGGGCATCAAACTTGTTTTTGCCTCCGTTTATTCTTCTGAAGCAAAGTCTTATTTCAAGGTCACCCACCATAAGGCGGAAGATGAAAAAATGGCGGTTGTTCTGCAGGAGCTTGTGGGCCAGCAGCATGGCGATTATTACTATCCGCATATCAGCGGGACTGCCTGTTCTTACAACTATTATCCCGTGGCCCATATGAAACCGGAGGAGGGTTTTGCCATGGCGGCACTGGGGCTGGGTTCGTATGTTGTGGATGGCATGAACTCCTACCGTTTTTCACCCGTTTATCCCAATGTTGATATGTATTCCGTAAAAGACCTGATTCACGGTTCCCAGGTCAAATTTTATGCTCTGGATTGCCGGAAAAATAATCGTGATTATGCTCGGGAGGGAGAGCTGGCATCACTGGCGCTTCTGGATATCAGTGAGGCCGAAAAGCATGGAACTTTGAAGCACTGTGCTTCTGTTTATGATCAGCAGAATGATCGAGTTGTTCCGGGGCTCTCTATCGGCGGACCCAGAATCCTGAATTTCGCCAATATTTTGAAGTATGACTATGTTCCCCTGGCCAAAACAATTGAGGTCATCCTCAATATTATCAAAGAGGCATTGGGAGCTCCTATAGAAATTGAATATGCTCTTGATCTGCACAAGGCTGATAACGGGCTTCCCACATTTTACCTGTTACAGACTAAACCCATTGTAGACAGTCAGGCCCGTATAAAATTTGATATAGATCAGTTTGATAAGTCAAAGACCCTCTTGTATACAAAGACCAGTTTGGGAAACGGAGAGATTCAGGATATTTACGATGTGATTTATATAGACAATGAACACTTCAACAATATGAAAACACTGGAAATGGCTGGTGAGATTGAATATCTGAACCGGGTAATGGTAGAACAGAATAAACAGTATATCCTGATTGGTCCCGGAAGATGGGGAACCCGGGATCCTTTTTTGGGTATTCCTGTCAATTGGGCTCAAATTTCCAATGCTAAGATCATTGTCGAAATCAGTCTGGAGAATTTTCCACTTGATTCTTCATTAGGTTCCCATTTTTTTCATAATGTTACTTCTATGAATATTGGATATTTTTCGGTGAATCAAACAACTGTTTCTGAGTTTGTGAATTGGGAGTCTTTAAACAAGCAGGAAGAAATTCATAGAACTCAGTACTTCAGACATGTCCGGTTTGAGCAATCACTTCGGATATTGATGGATGGTAAAATAAAAGAATCGGTAGTACTGGTAAACGGGTAG
- a CDS encoding methyl-accepting chemotaxis protein, producing the protein MKLKNVYKSSEYEIQLKAPILQIVLYVLISAASLTVVSSFLNGLYIGSALLGVLDGFLLYSLFMNRRGQYKRAAISAIYSLTVIIIAARFANGYDGEHSIANAALTGSIIILLATIFSPQKIHLYIITGIASLYFVVFIAWVYIGKMFSEFSAGFFQQLTSSVAIFPVIAVLAVLLRKIMDKVLNEALLRIDESDRVANKMTDLAGEASEKLHLAQSMDDQAKETVSVVKEIETYAEDVTHQMQNLTSRYESSTSSLKTIAKNMQSLDRIALDQSDKISETGAALEEMVASIKSVLNVIQVKSASVQQLRDSAEQGVLVINSTANSFNQVRGHIDNVREMVSIIAGISRQTNLLSMNAAIEAAHAGDAGKGFAVVADEVRKLAESSSLNSKKVNETLNQLIASIEDTGTNVVNSGETFSSIGSEIEQVSLAIDEIRESIIELSSGSDEILSTTSVLNELTTEVIDAVKVVKENESNTSVDVASLGEFMNSLAASMSKISKGSSVIHKTSLGLSEKCNIINDYVQDFSGKLEI; encoded by the coding sequence ATGAAATTAAAAAATGTTTATAAATCTTCCGAATATGAGATCCAACTGAAGGCTCCAATTTTACAAATTGTATTGTATGTCCTCATCTCCGCGGCATCTTTAACCGTGGTGAGTTCTTTTCTAAATGGTCTTTATATTGGTTCTGCCCTCCTGGGTGTTCTGGATGGATTTCTACTATACAGTCTGTTTATGAACAGGCGTGGCCAATATAAAAGAGCCGCCATCAGTGCAATCTATTCACTGACAGTCATTATCATAGCAGCCCGCTTTGCCAATGGGTATGATGGAGAGCACAGCATAGCCAATGCCGCTCTCACGGGCTCCATTATAATCCTTCTGGCAACAATATTTTCTCCTCAGAAGATTCATCTCTATATTATAACAGGCATAGCGTCTCTCTACTTTGTTGTTTTCATTGCCTGGGTCTATATAGGGAAAATGTTTTCAGAATTCTCTGCAGGATTTTTTCAGCAATTGACCTCTTCAGTGGCTATCTTTCCGGTAATTGCCGTTCTGGCAGTACTTCTTAGAAAGATTATGGACAAGGTCCTCAATGAAGCCCTGCTTCGAATAGATGAAAGTGACCGGGTAGCCAATAAAATGACAGACCTAGCTGGTGAAGCCTCAGAAAAGCTGCATCTGGCTCAGAGTATGGATGATCAGGCAAAGGAAACCGTATCAGTGGTTAAGGAAATTGAAACCTATGCTGAGGATGTAACTCATCAGATGCAAAACCTGACATCCCGCTATGAATCGTCTACTTCATCTTTAAAAACTATTGCAAAGAATATGCAGTCCCTTGATAGAATTGCCCTGGATCAGTCTGATAAGATTTCTGAGACAGGGGCCGCTCTGGAAGAAATGGTCGCATCCATCAAGAGTGTGCTAAATGTCATACAGGTAAAATCTGCCTCGGTTCAGCAGCTTAGAGATTCTGCTGAGCAGGGTGTTTTGGTCATTAACAGCACAGCGAACTCTTTTAATCAGGTACGCGGTCATATCGATAATGTGAGGGAAATGGTATCCATTATCGCAGGTATATCAAGACAGACAAATCTACTTTCCATGAATGCAGCCATTGAAGCCGCTCACGCTGGTGATGCTGGTAAAGGTTTTGCAGTGGTAGCAGATGAAGTCAGAAAATTGGCTGAATCAAGCTCTCTTAACTCAAAAAAAGTCAATGAGACATTGAATCAGCTTATTGCATCCATTGAAGACACAGGAACAAATGTAGTCAACAGTGGTGAAACATTTTCATCAATTGGTTCTGAAATAGAACAAGTGAGTCTCGCCATTGATGAAATCAGGGAAAGTATCATCGAATTATCCTCCGGAAGCGATGAGATACTGTCTACCACGTCTGTATTGAATGAGCTCACCACAGAGGTCATTGACGCAGTCAAGGTTGTAAAAGAAAACGAAAGCAATACCTCAGTTGATGTTGCCAGCCTTGGAGAGTTTATGAATTCCCTGGCAGCAAGCATGTCCAAAATAAGCAAAGGAAGTTCTGTGATTCATAAGACCTCACTGGGATTAAGTGAAAAATGTAATATTATCAACGATTATGTGCAGGATTTCAGTGGCAAACTAGAAATATAG
- a CDS encoding diaminopropionate ammonia-lyase: MKNNKADMRWILNGKKDLTSVIKQFPLEVVHEVRNFHSQIPGYKISPLKNLNNLARMFGVRGIWIKDEAERLELNSFKVLGGSFALYKFIQKKLGLEGQPLTYDYLISKEVREKLGEITFASATDGNHGRGIAWAAGKLGHKCVIYVHSETSAPRIQAIRDYGATVKIIEGNYDNAVRQIVVDSAKNGWNVISDTSWDGYETVPTWIMQGYTTMFLEAQEQFSGQGIIKPSHIFVQAGVGALAASVIGFYHSLFGEKAPICVVVEPENADCLYASMKQNDGKPHSITGSLDTIMAGLACGEPSPLAWNILKEKTDAFISCPDYIAAKGMRIYATPLKGDPFIVSGESGAVTLGALIGILTEEGLKDLKESLKLDSQSQILLINTEGNTDPDHFRQIIWEGANPVPKEFWTKKNGKA; this comes from the coding sequence ATGAAAAACAATAAGGCAGATATGCGGTGGATTCTAAACGGGAAAAAAGATCTTACTTCGGTCATTAAGCAATTTCCCCTTGAAGTCGTACACGAAGTACGGAATTTCCATTCTCAGATTCCTGGATATAAAATATCGCCCCTTAAAAACCTGAACAACCTGGCACGCATGTTCGGTGTCCGCGGCATCTGGATCAAAGATGAAGCAGAACGACTTGAGTTGAATTCTTTCAAGGTTCTGGGCGGATCCTTTGCACTCTATAAATTCATACAAAAAAAACTGGGTCTTGAAGGACAGCCTCTCACATACGATTACCTGATATCCAAAGAAGTCAGAGAGAAATTGGGAGAAATCACTTTTGCCTCGGCAACCGACGGAAATCATGGACGTGGCATTGCCTGGGCGGCGGGAAAGTTGGGCCATAAATGTGTAATTTACGTACACTCCGAGACCTCTGCACCTAGAATACAAGCCATCCGTGATTATGGAGCCACAGTAAAAATTATAGAGGGAAATTATGATAATGCCGTAAGGCAGATTGTGGTAGACTCGGCCAAAAATGGCTGGAATGTGATATCCGACACATCCTGGGACGGATATGAAACTGTCCCCACTTGGATCATGCAGGGTTATACCACCATGTTTCTTGAAGCCCAGGAACAATTCAGCGGTCAGGGAATCATTAAACCCAGTCATATTTTCGTTCAGGCCGGAGTGGGTGCCCTGGCGGCCTCCGTTATAGGTTTCTACCACAGCCTCTTTGGTGAAAAGGCTCCGATTTGTGTCGTAGTTGAACCTGAAAATGCGGACTGCCTCTATGCCTCGATGAAGCAGAATGACGGGAAACCCCATAGCATCACGGGGTCATTGGATACAATCATGGCCGGACTGGCCTGCGGAGAGCCAAGTCCCCTGGCCTGGAATATCCTGAAAGAAAAAACAGATGCCTTCATATCCTGCCCAGACTACATTGCGGCCAAGGGGATGAGAATATATGCAACACCTCTAAAGGGTGATCCATTTATTGTATCGGGTGAATCCGGTGCGGTAACCCTGGGAGCTCTCATCGGTATTCTGACCGAAGAAGGCTTGAAGGATCTCAAGGAGTCATTAAAACTGGACAGCCAGTCACAAATTCTCCTCATTAATACCGAAGGTAATACAGACCCTGATCATTTCAGACAGATCATCTGGGAAGGAGCCAATCCCGTCCCAAAAGAGTTCTGGACTAAAAAGAACGGAAAGGCCTGA